The Candidatus Cloacimonas sp. region TTTGGGGTTACGGCCAACGCGAGGTTTACGGGTTTTTACTTTAAAAGTTCCAAAACCTCTAATTTCGATATGATTACCTTTTACCAAACTATCTTTTATGGCTAACAAAAAGGCATCAACTACGACAGCAACATCTTTACGGATAATTCCGGTATTTTCCGAAATAATTTTGACTAAATCGGCTTTTGTCATTTTTCCTTCTCCTTAAAAAAGTATTTATTTAGGACTTCTTTGCTGTTGTTTAGCAATAAGGTATTCATAAATAAACCCTTAGGATTTATGTCAAGGGAAAAATCAAGATTTATGGGTTTATCTGCCACAAATCTTTTGGCAATAAGGCAAAAACAATTTTGCTGTCCAATTTTCCGCC contains the following coding sequences:
- a CDS encoding HU family DNA-binding protein, whose amino-acid sequence is MTKADLVKIISENTGIIRKDVAVVVDAFLLAIKDSLVKGNHIEIRGFGTFKVKTRKPRVGRNPKTDQKVPVPARTVPTFKFSHDFKNSVGDVKVK